A genomic stretch from Chryseobacterium sp. SNU WT5 includes:
- a CDS encoding glycosyltransferase family 2 protein, with protein sequence MGDPLVSVVVVSYNQAQFIVQNLDSLKSQTYTNWELIVADDASLDNSVIVFKNWLRENNISAKEIFHTKNTGLATVLNEAVKICLGQYVKFIAADDFMHPECLEKSVRCLEEKGKEYGMVFTDTFCVDENSQPLPDIADYNKLGNIPPEEFKKELIEGNRIAALTVLMRTSVVKETGEYDSKFIIEDYYRWLKISAKYLIAYIPEKLAYYRLHGENISKTKAERISTECLMLQLMFDHTGILKDRINNFFTDHYILKKDISKELLRHYNNYPFGMKILKFSISNNVPTFVFKIIYSISRRMNLKLR encoded by the coding sequence ATGGGTGATCCTTTAGTTAGTGTTGTTGTTGTTTCCTACAATCAGGCGCAGTTTATCGTACAGAACTTAGATTCTTTGAAATCCCAAACTTATACTAACTGGGAACTGATTGTTGCTGATGATGCGTCGTTGGACAATTCTGTGATCGTTTTTAAAAATTGGCTACGTGAAAATAATATTTCAGCAAAAGAAATTTTTCATACCAAAAACACGGGTTTAGCAACTGTTTTAAATGAAGCAGTTAAAATTTGTTTAGGGCAATATGTAAAATTTATTGCGGCTGATGATTTCATGCATCCGGAATGTTTAGAAAAGTCAGTGCGTTGTCTAGAAGAGAAAGGGAAGGAATATGGAATGGTATTTACTGATACTTTTTGCGTGGATGAAAACAGCCAACCTTTACCCGATATTGCAGATTATAATAAGTTAGGAAATATTCCACCCGAAGAATTTAAGAAGGAATTAATTGAAGGAAATCGAATTGCTGCATTAACAGTTTTAATGAGAACCTCCGTTGTAAAAGAAACAGGAGAGTATGATTCAAAATTTATTATTGAGGATTATTATCGGTGGCTAAAAATTAGTGCAAAATATTTAATTGCATATATTCCCGAAAAATTAGCATATTATCGATTACACGGAGAAAATATTTCTAAAACAAAAGCAGAAAGAATATCGACAGAATGCCTGATGCTTCAATTAATGTTCGATCACACAGGCATTTTAAAAGATCGTATTAATAATTTTTTTACTGATCATTATATTTTAAAAAAAGATATTTCAAAGGAATTATTGCGACACTATAATAATTATCCATTTGGTATGAAGATATTAAAATTTTCTATCAGTAATAACGTACCTACCTTCGTATTTAAAATAATATATTCTATCTCCCGCAGAATGAATTTGAAATTACGATAA
- the glyA gene encoding serine hydroxymethyltransferase — MDPIFDLIEQERQRQTHGIELIASENFVSENVMKAVGSVLTNKYAEGYPGRRYYGGCEVVDEIETLAIERAKELFGIEYANVQPHSGSQANAAVYLSILKPGDQILGLDLSMGGHLTHGSFVNFSGIQYNANFYGVDRESGLIDYDAMRQKALEVKPKMIIAGYSAYSRDLDFKKFREVADEVGATLWADIAHPAGLTAKGLLSSPFEHCHVVTTTTHKTLRGPRGGLIMMGKDFENTYGHKTPKGETKMMSQVLDSSVFPGIQGGPLEHVIAGKAVAFAEAIDQKFEVYAKQVVANARALAKAMITQGFDIVSGGTDNHLMLVDLRNKNVNGKETEKALVKADITCNKNMVPFDDKSAFTTSGIRLGTAAITTRGLKEADMEVLAGLINDVVINIHDENKIAGVRKKVNEMMEGKALFNY, encoded by the coding sequence ATGGATCCTATTTTTGACCTTATTGAACAGGAAAGACAAAGACAAACACACGGAATTGAATTAATTGCTTCTGAAAATTTTGTTTCAGAAAATGTAATGAAAGCAGTAGGTAGTGTATTGACCAACAAATATGCGGAAGGTTATCCCGGAAGAAGATATTATGGAGGTTGTGAAGTGGTAGATGAAATTGAAACATTAGCCATCGAAAGAGCAAAAGAATTATTCGGAATCGAATATGCGAATGTTCAGCCGCATTCTGGATCACAAGCCAATGCAGCAGTTTATCTTTCCATTTTAAAACCTGGAGATCAAATTTTAGGACTAGATCTATCGATGGGTGGCCATTTAACCCACGGATCTTTCGTGAATTTCTCCGGAATTCAGTACAACGCAAATTTCTATGGGGTAGATCGCGAAAGTGGTTTGATCGATTATGATGCCATGCGCCAGAAAGCTTTGGAAGTAAAGCCAAAAATGATCATTGCGGGATATTCTGCTTATTCAAGAGATTTGGATTTTAAAAAATTCCGAGAAGTTGCGGATGAAGTTGGTGCTACTTTATGGGCAGATATTGCACATCCAGCTGGATTAACTGCCAAAGGTTTACTTAGTTCTCCTTTCGAACATTGTCATGTAGTAACTACAACTACACATAAAACTTTGCGTGGACCAAGAGGTGGACTGATTATGATGGGTAAAGATTTTGAAAATACGTACGGTCATAAAACTCCAAAAGGCGAAACGAAAATGATGAGTCAGGTTTTAGACAGTTCTGTGTTTCCAGGAATTCAAGGTGGTCCGTTAGAGCACGTGATTGCAGGAAAAGCGGTAGCATTTGCAGAAGCGATTGATCAAAAATTTGAAGTTTATGCAAAACAAGTGGTAGCCAATGCTCGTGCTTTGGCGAAAGCGATGATCACCCAGGGATTTGATATTGTAAGTGGTGGAACAGATAATCACTTGATGTTAGTTGATCTTAGAAATAAAAATGTAAACGGGAAAGAAACGGAGAAAGCTTTGGTGAAAGCCGATATTACCTGTAATAAAAATATGGTTCCATTTGATGATAAATCTGCCTTTACGACGTCGGGTATTCGTTTGGGTACCGCCGCGATCACGACCAGAGGATTAAAAGAAGCAGATATGGAAGTTCTTGCTGGATTAATCAATGACGTAGTCATCAACATTCATGATGAAAACAAAATCGCTGGTGTTCGTAAAAAAGTAAACGAAATGATGGAAGGTAAGGCGTTGTTTAATTATTAA
- a CDS encoding outer membrane beta-barrel protein: protein MKKINLLIAIFLMVSLSAQEFKYGVTGNFHKGSIVGVHDVSKGAYGGTLGFFGQWPLVENDVYDSAWLYITPQLEYHMGGEIAKADQELFGIQRYSHDYVAMEVYLKWFFHKGNMKRDLFLFAGPRIEYLVRQDKKVDPGYDLAYYQYNLDSTVKKFGYGVSFGLGLKVSQQVEAYLRYDRGFSKVYPDNNNRNTYNRMLGLGFNFYVKENWW, encoded by the coding sequence ATGAAAAAAATCAATCTTCTTATAGCCATTTTTTTGATGGTATCACTTAGCGCGCAAGAGTTCAAATACGGGGTTACCGGAAATTTTCACAAAGGGTCTATTGTTGGAGTACATGATGTCTCTAAAGGGGCTTATGGTGGTACTTTGGGGTTTTTCGGACAATGGCCGCTCGTTGAAAATGACGTCTATGATTCTGCGTGGTTATATATTACCCCTCAGCTTGAATATCATATGGGTGGAGAAATTGCCAAAGCAGATCAAGAGCTTTTCGGAATCCAAAGGTACAGTCATGATTATGTAGCGATGGAAGTGTACTTGAAATGGTTTTTCCACAAAGGAAATATGAAAAGAGATTTATTCCTGTTTGCCGGTCCACGCATTGAATATTTAGTTAGACAGGATAAAAAAGTAGATCCAGGTTATGATTTAGCCTATTATCAGTACAATCTTGATAGTACAGTGAAAAAGTTCGGTTACGGAGTTTCTTTTGGTTTAGGACTGAAAGTTTCTCAGCAGGTAGAAGCCTATTTGCGTTATGATCGTGGATTCAGTAAGGTTTATCCGGATAATAATAACAGAAATACCTACAATAGAATGTTAGGGCTTGGATTTAATTTTTATGTGAAGGAGAACTGGTGGTAA
- a CDS encoding regulatory protein RecX, whose translation MVNYCVYQDRCHQEVEQKMRDFLLVPEAKDEILLYLMQENYLNEERFARSYIRGKFYIKSWGRNKIRNHLKFKGVPEKLINNCFDEIEDEDYQKTLSKLFHNYYSKLSGLQVYQKQSKTIKYLLGKGFEYEEIKIVISEIDS comes from the coding sequence ATGGTGAACTATTGTGTTTACCAGGATCGTTGCCATCAGGAAGTGGAGCAAAAAATGCGTGATTTTTTATTAGTTCCCGAAGCTAAAGATGAGATTCTTCTTTATTTAATGCAGGAAAATTATTTAAATGAAGAGCGCTTCGCCCGAAGTTATATTCGGGGGAAATTTTACATAAAATCATGGGGACGTAATAAAATTCGCAACCATCTGAAATTCAAAGGGGTCCCGGAAAAGTTAATCAATAATTGTTTCGACGAAATTGAGGATGAGGATTATCAAAAAACTTTAAGCAAGTTGTTTCATAACTACTATTCCAAGCTGAGTGGTTTACAAGTCTACCAAAAGCAATCAAAAACAATTAAATACTTATTGGGAAAGGGTTTTGAGTATGAGGAAATCAAAATTGTAATTTCAGAGATCGACTCGTAA
- a CDS encoding polysaccharide biosynthesis/export family protein yields MKYFSVLIMITVLLCQSCNPKKNIVYLSNNNFEQEISQAKYLGLHIQEGDRLQILVSAFDEIAVRPFNKSSMSTTSSVSADKSGVSGSSGSPSEYVVNSDGTILLPTLGAVYCKGMTKQQLKQDLESRLMRYLTDPMVTISLTNFSFSVLGEVKSPGQKTSTNEKLNLFQAMALAGDVTYDGNKTNVKLIRYSDSEAKDQVISLDLSEASIVNSPYYYLQQNDILYVEPDRNKQVAVHSNSNVDQWIKYGGVGLGLLTLILSLTRK; encoded by the coding sequence ATGAAATATTTTTCGGTATTGATAATGATTACGGTCTTGCTGTGTCAGTCCTGTAATCCTAAGAAAAATATTGTTTACTTGTCCAATAACAACTTTGAGCAAGAAATTTCTCAAGCAAAATACCTGGGTCTTCATATACAGGAAGGAGACCGGTTACAGATTTTGGTTTCAGCTTTTGATGAAATTGCGGTCCGTCCTTTTAATAAATCCAGTATGTCCACCACATCTTCGGTTTCGGCTGATAAGAGTGGAGTTTCTGGTTCGTCTGGCAGTCCCAGTGAATATGTTGTCAATTCCGATGGAACCATTTTATTGCCGACTTTGGGGGCGGTGTATTGTAAAGGAATGACTAAGCAACAGTTAAAACAGGATTTAGAAAGCAGGCTCATGAGGTATTTAACAGATCCTATGGTGACCATCAGCCTTACTAATTTTAGTTTTAGTGTGCTTGGTGAGGTCAAAAGCCCGGGGCAAAAGACCAGTACCAATGAAAAACTGAATCTATTTCAGGCAATGGCTTTAGCAGGCGATGTCACCTATGATGGAAATAAAACCAATGTAAAGTTGATTCGCTACTCGGATTCAGAGGCTAAAGATCAGGTTATTTCACTTGATTTATCAGAAGCTTCAATCGTGAACTCCCCGTACTATTATCTGCAACAAAATGATATTCTGTATGTAGAACCTGATCGAAATAAGCAAGTTGCCGTTCATAGCAACTCCAATGTTGATCAGTGGATCAAATATGGAGGGGTAGGTCTCGGTTTACTCACCTTAATCTTAAGTTTAACACGAAAATAA
- a CDS encoding GumC family protein, translating into MELLENSVAVKKTQSVDIKKEVFKYLKKWPWFLLSMAVFYTAAKVYLRYAEPQFYTKTSLKLRESNGKSTALSDLKNLGMGVSGDNELQGETTVILSKPILASVAKNLNLDVSFFGVGTIKEVELYNDSPLSGKILKISDPAKFNGATYTIDPVGKNSFKISGTKQVYRFGAPMKFPFGTVQIDLKYGTVLNTPMKVVFRSVNNVVGHLESIINVTLPENKGLLMDVSMVGPVPRKSEDILNELGKQYIIDGINDKNQEAKSTQDFINERLEIITDDLSGIEGEKEKFKRSNQITNLEAQANISLGNAEENTKTILKQSTQLDLINSVISASATEQLLPTGMGLPSGAETTITEYNNLLLTRNRVLKQATGENPAVIEMNKQISVLKNLLRKNLIEARETIQLQLGQANAQLNLAKGNISKFPTQEKIFRSIDRQQTLKEQLYLYLLQKREENAITLAVTAPKAKIINPAFTTGIVKPDYRQIIYGSLAAGFFLPLLLFIGWQTLDTRVHTKEHILSQVSDGSVIAEIPVNKEENAIVKPNDFSVFAESFRILGSNLKYLLKAKEIRDGAVILITSSVKGEGKTTISMNTALTLAGKNKVIIVGADIRNPQLHRFVEGENVGLTDYLVSDEDHPESYIISSKINENLDVFFSGRIAPNPNDLLDMNKFDQLIDFLKTKYDYVILDTAPVMLVSDTLHLIENSDLVLYVVKSNFTEKDMIHFATGFQKDNRIKNMAFVLNGVKPEDTRYGKKYGYGYYSYTHDQPLKWWERIF; encoded by the coding sequence ATGGAGCTTTTGGAAAATTCTGTAGCTGTGAAAAAAACACAGTCGGTTGATATAAAAAAAGAAGTTTTTAAGTATCTTAAAAAGTGGCCTTGGTTTCTACTAAGTATGGCGGTTTTTTATACAGCTGCGAAGGTTTACTTGCGCTATGCAGAACCCCAGTTTTATACGAAAACATCCCTAAAACTTCGAGAATCTAATGGTAAAAGCACCGCTCTGAGCGATTTGAAAAACTTGGGAATGGGAGTTAGTGGTGATAATGAATTACAAGGAGAAACTACCGTGATTCTTTCTAAGCCTATTTTAGCCTCTGTCGCAAAGAACTTGAATCTGGATGTGAGTTTTTTCGGAGTTGGTACCATTAAAGAAGTGGAATTATACAACGATTCTCCACTTTCCGGTAAAATCTTGAAAATTTCGGATCCAGCCAAATTTAACGGAGCAACTTATACGATCGATCCTGTAGGAAAAAATTCTTTTAAAATTTCGGGAACTAAACAGGTGTACCGCTTTGGTGCACCGATGAAATTCCCTTTTGGAACCGTTCAAATTGATCTGAAATATGGCACAGTGTTAAACACTCCTATGAAGGTTGTTTTTCGATCTGTTAATAATGTAGTAGGTCATCTGGAAAGTATCATTAATGTAACTTTACCCGAAAATAAAGGTTTGCTGATGGATGTTTCTATGGTGGGCCCTGTTCCCCGAAAGTCAGAGGACATCTTAAATGAACTTGGGAAACAGTACATTATCGATGGGATCAACGATAAAAATCAGGAGGCAAAAAGCACCCAGGATTTCATTAATGAGCGTTTAGAGATTATTACGGATGATCTTTCCGGAATTGAAGGCGAGAAAGAAAAATTCAAAAGGAGTAATCAGATTACCAATTTGGAAGCGCAGGCAAATATCTCACTGGGTAATGCAGAAGAAAATACGAAAACTATCCTAAAGCAGTCTACCCAGTTGGATTTAATCAATTCCGTAATTTCTGCCAGTGCAACGGAGCAGTTGCTGCCTACCGGAATGGGACTTCCCTCCGGAGCCGAAACAACAATTACGGAGTATAACAACTTATTATTAACGCGTAACCGGGTTTTAAAACAGGCTACCGGCGAGAATCCCGCCGTGATTGAAATGAACAAACAGATCTCTGTTCTTAAAAATTTATTGAGAAAAAATTTGATTGAAGCCCGCGAGACCATTCAGTTACAGTTAGGCCAGGCGAATGCGCAACTTAATCTTGCTAAAGGAAACATTAGCAAATTTCCTACTCAGGAGAAAATTTTTCGGAGTATCGACCGGCAGCAGACGTTAAAAGAACAGCTTTATTTGTACCTTCTCCAGAAGCGTGAAGAAAATGCAATTACTTTAGCGGTTACCGCACCAAAAGCTAAAATTATAAATCCTGCCTTTACGACCGGAATTGTAAAACCAGATTACAGGCAGATTATTTATGGGTCTTTAGCAGCAGGCTTTTTTCTGCCGTTATTGCTTTTCATTGGTTGGCAGACTTTGGACACGAGAGTTCATACGAAAGAGCATATTCTGTCTCAAGTATCCGATGGTTCTGTCATTGCAGAAATTCCGGTGAATAAAGAAGAGAATGCGATTGTAAAACCTAATGATTTCTCAGTATTTGCAGAGTCCTTCCGGATATTGGGTTCCAATTTAAAATATCTTTTAAAAGCTAAAGAAATTCGGGATGGAGCCGTTATCCTGATTACTTCATCGGTAAAAGGAGAAGGGAAAACGACTATTTCAATGAACACTGCTTTGACGTTAGCGGGAAAGAATAAGGTAATCATTGTAGGAGCAGATATCCGAAACCCTCAGCTACATCGTTTTGTTGAAGGTGAAAATGTAGGATTAACAGATTACTTGGTCTCCGATGAAGACCATCCTGAATCTTATATTATTTCTTCTAAAATTAATGAAAATTTAGACGTCTTCTTTAGTGGAAGAATAGCACCTAATCCCAATGATTTACTGGATATGAATAAGTTCGACCAGTTAATTGATTTCCTAAAGACGAAATATGATTATGTTATTTTAGACACTGCGCCAGTAATGTTGGTGAGTGATACTTTGCATCTGATTGAGAACTCAGACTTGGTGCTATACGTGGTGAAGTCTAACTTTACAGAGAAAGATATGATCCATTTCGCCACAGGTTTCCAAAAAGATAACCGCATCAAAAATATGGCTTTTGTATTGAATGGAGTTAAACCAGAAGATACCCGTTACGGAAAAAAATATGGTTATGGTTATTATTCCTATACGCATGATCAACCTTTAAAATGGTGGGAGCGTATTTTTTAA